In Festucalex cinctus isolate MCC-2025b chromosome 9, RoL_Fcin_1.0, whole genome shotgun sequence, the DNA window tGAAATTCTAAATGACTTGACGGAGCACGGCATAAAACATTAGCaataagacaacaacaacaaaccaacaaaatgAAAATCGTGTCTTTCAATCGGCCAATTAACATCAGCTTTTCGACTTTCCTGTCTGTTGCCATCTTCAGACTAGAATTCTGTGCGAGTAATTTAAATGTCTGGCCCACAATGAGACACAATCTTCATAATCTACACAGCTCAGAGTATGGAAATAAGATGGTGAAAATAGTGGTTCAACTTCGCAGTCATACCAGCAGTACCTCAGGACTGGCGGAACAAGGCAGCGGTGTGAAGTAGAAGTTTTTGTTGCTAAATTGTTATGACTAATAATGCACAGACAACTGTGTGCTAACGGGAATTGTGTTTAGTTGTTTGCTACAACAACAGTCACCGGTCCGTGGCACAAAGTCCAGGGACTTTCGAACGAGTGCGTTGGTGCAGTCTGCAAAGTCACAAAGACCACAGGAGGAAACAGGATGCAAAACATGTTAACAAATATGATACATGCTCCATGTACTTGTGACATATTTAAATAAGACACACTTCTAAATAATGTACTCTACTACAAACGTATTGTTGCTTATATATTGACTGAGTGATCAGGTGATACAGGTGTAAAAATAGTGATCCGGACATTCCTAATGTTGGGTTGTTCAGCTCAATGGATGTGTGTAGCTAAAATGTCAAGATTGAAGGCATATATTAAGCTGGCATTCATTTGAAAAAATCAGAATAGTAATTGATAATTTGACATGAATATTGGCAAAATGAATGCAGTTCAACTGTGGGGGTGGATTTTCACCACAGAGCATATTTAGAAGAGGAAGCCAACCTTATCGTTGTGTGCAAACTGGCCGATGGAAGTGTTTGTGTTCTCTGATGCTTTCATGCCGATAATGCGCGGAACGGAAGAGTGATTCTTGGGTATCTACAGTAGCTCTCGCATCTCTTGCACTCACCTCTGATGTCGAATCCATAACATCCTGTTTGCTAGGAAGTGGGTTGAAGGGGAAAGGGAGGGGAGTGGCTGTGGGACAGAGGCAATTGTTTTCATTGTTCAGTTACATTCGCCACTGTCCAAGGCCAAAAGAAACAGCTGCGAATGGGAGAGCCAAGCGGAGGATACAAGTTTTAGATACCGATGAGGACGGTCCTGCTCACTCTTGTACTTGTGCACAAACTTGTCTTTGTTCTGCCAGGCCTCCTCAGACGCTCAGCTGCAAATTCACCCTTCTGACACAAAATAACAACCCTGACTGCGCTTGCCAAGAAATATCACTGTTTATAATTCATCTTGTATGAGTGACAGCTATGCTCATTACTGAAGGAGATAGTTTGTAGCATGCTAATGGTGATTATTCATTCGAGTCAAGATATGGAAGGAGCCAGTGCCATATGAGTGTGCTTGACAAGAGTAGTAGTagtctatttttaattttttatttttttggtgtgtgtggaCGGGAGTGGAGGGTAATGAACACTGCTCACTCACACCAAGGTCATTTGCCTGTGGACGAGTGGGTGGGCTGCTGTGCTGAATTGACAGAAGACAATGTGAAGAATGCAAGAGATTAGCTTTTATCTTTAATTCGCTTCAACTTATCttgccccccccaccacccagcTCATTGTttgttctttctctttctcatgTCTTTTTCCACATCCCGTCTTGGTTCTTGTTTGATTTGTTTGCAGTTCTGTCTGTCTGCAGGGTATAAAACAGCCCAGGCCTAGTTGTGACCATATATAGGCATGTGTGGCACAAGAgtaacctcctcctcctccccccccccccccccccccccttttttttttttctccctacaaCAGGTGGGAGGTCATTGCTCCGGGGCTTTTACGTGACTATACCTTACACGCAAATAGCGGTTTTTGGTTCTGACAAATTTCCTTGTAGAGTTGTGAAATACTCCACTCCTCGTTTTCTCATCAGGACGTCCTACCTTCCTTACTTTCCACGCACTGAGCACAACCCTCAATCATTGTTGTCTCTGTGTTGATCTGTTGAGTCATTTGCCGGACAGACGTACAGGAAAAGATGCTCGGCTTGCTTCATCTTAAAAGATAAAAGCTGCTGTAATACTGCGTCATTAACAGTAACTTATTCATCACATCTCTTCTGAATAAATCGTCAGTTTCATATTGAAGCACTCCCATCGTCCACTCGCACAGACACCTACTACCTGAAATGAAATTCTGTTGCCCCCATGGCTCTAAATTTACAGTACCCATGTGTGGCTACACACAGACCTATTGAAAAGCGTAAACCCACACCCCCTCCTACTCTTTCTACCTTGAAGAACCGGTCATGCAGGTGTTTGCTAAGCAGTGGTTGTTTATTCACCTTGCGGGGGCCAGCTGACCAGACCTGAGGGTGTATCCACTCCCTGATAAGAGAATCCGAGTTGCCATTTGTTGGGCTCGTATAACAAAGTGTCTGTTTCTGTGAAGCACCCAAGATAACAGCGGAGCTAGGTGGATGGATGTTAAACACTAGGTCGGTCTGCTTGAGCGCAAACATCAGCGCTGACACATAGTTTGGCATTCTCACTATGTTGCTGTTTTCTGACGAACCCGTCCTTCACTGAAACACTTCTCTCTTTGTTTTCTGTCTCTGCGAGCAGTCCTCGGTTTCTGTGCTTGAGCCTTCACTGTGCTTCTACCAATGAACAACTAGAGCTTCACCTTTGCCCTTGGTGTGATCTCTCACCTCTTCTGTCAAACGACGCCCACAGGTGAAGGTGTGTATTTCTATGTTTGCGTGCTCCTGAAGgccagttgtgtgtgtgtgtgaaacatTGCAAACAGGCCTTTCTACATAAACATCACTATAAATAAGACGTAATTGATTCTCAGGTAGTGACCCATGGGAAATTGTTCAATTTCAGTGAATTGTTCCGGAAATTTATTTAGTATTACAAAATGTATGATATGGCTGAAACAGTGCATCAAATAGCTTCAATTCAGAAGTAATAGTATGTCAACAATCGCCAAGCACAAAGCATCCTCGTTAGCTAATTTTATGTAGCCTTACCATTGCTGGttaaaatgtactgtaaaaccCCTGCCAGGATAGACATAGCCACTTGTGCACTTTCAATTGATTCATTGAATAAATGGTAACTAAATGAACATGTAATGAGCACATTTACAGAGGCGCTGCTGCGGCCATAACTGAACATACTGACAAGCTAATTTTTTGCCAATTAAGATCCGGCTGCTACAACTGTACACGCTCAATTCGGCGACTCACAAGTTGCTCGCCAgacccccactgttttaaagccACGCACACTCATAGATATTATAGTGTGGAACATGAAGTTGACCacaacaatataataatacCTTGCAATAtgatttttgtgtttaatcCATGCTTGtgtgattgttttatttttatttttttaattttagtctgTCCCCATACtgttaaaaatacaacaaacaaaTGTTGAAACCCGGCGTCTTTTTACTTAATAAATAATACCAGGATTTTATATAGACTGtgtatttcccccttttttttttcccctcggggTGGTGTAGTGTGTATGGAGCAGTGTGAGAGCGCAGCAGCTCTGCTGGAGTCGGTCAGGGAGCAAGAGGTGCAGTTTGAACAGCTGACCAGGGCGTTGGAAGATGAGAGGAGGAGAGTGGGCCTTTCTGCCACCAGCCCTTCGGCGCTGGGTCACCCCCTCCCTCACACACAGGTaaagccagcaaaaaaaaaaaaatgtagtccaGAGCCACTTGTGGATGCCGTTCGCCTCCATGTGACCACCCTAATACCCTCATTTAGATATGTGTCCTCTCCTTCCAGTCATAATTAATGCATCAATTCCTCCTGCTGATCTCAGTCATCCAGTAAACCTCCTCACATCTCCACCAGTGCTATACTCTGTGATTGTTCCATTCACATCAGTCTGCATTTATAATGAATCGCCCAATTCCcatccatcaaaaaaaaaaaaaaatggtgcatgATGATCTAATGTCAAAGgttatcatcttcatcatcacacACTTGCAGCATGACTTCGCTGTCACTCTCCAGAAACTCCTTTTGTCAGCCCCTCATATGGAATTTCAGTTATTCTCATCTTCCTGTTCCAGCATGTTATGGAATGTGGCCAACTGTTGTCACTGTCGCATGAACGGAACACAGACTTTAAGTTGTCCACCTTTTGTCATTCGCTCTTTCTTTGTTGTAGTAGAAGATTTCTGCATGCATGTAATAGGATTTACTCAACTATAATGGAATAAATGAAACGCTGAAGTCTTAAACAGTGGCTTTCTTTCCTGCTGGTCACTCTAAATATCTACTGGAGCCTAACTTGTCTGTAAAGGTCTCTGCTGTTGTAcaaatcttcatttttattctcAGCCTAAAGCATTTTAGATTATCAGCAAGCGCTGAACTTTTTTTGTTATGGTGATCTTGTGTCATTGTACTTTTGAGGTCACGTTGTGCTGTGTTCAGAGAAACAGCTCCGGCATCTCAGCAGCAGAGACGAAAAGTTCACATTCCATCTGTAAATATTATCGTTCCTTTTGGACTCACTGACATTCATTAGGCTGTTTTGACTTTGCGAATCCTTGGGTGCATTTTGATTAGTTGGGGGCCCAAAGATAAAGGCCAAGATGGGTGGTGATGGTAGGGTAGTTTTCATGTTGACTCTATTTGATTACCAGTGAGAGTAACTACTTAGTTATGCTTCTCCTCTGCACAAAATTCAGAGCACAGCAGAGAGGATGTTATGGGAAGGACTCTATTTAGAGGAAATTTGCCCTTCTCTGAAATGCCACTTCCccatttgtaaagaaaaaactcAAGACATTGCCATTACTTAAAAGTACAAGACTACTTTCTCTAAAGAAAATGATTCAAAAGTGTAGGAATTGCCACAGAatcttatttcatttcatttgtattcTTCCGAAAGCCATTCCGCTGACACAGTAATCGAGGCTATTGTGTTGCGTGAAACCGAGTGTTACTCGTGGTTAGTTAAGTCTCTGGTATATACAGAATGACAGACATCGATTATGTAACTGATTAGAGGAGGAAGTAGGGTGTAAGGATGAATGGCTGCATTCCAGAATGTCCTCCCGCATGTCTTGCAGTGATTCACAGACCATAAACACACAGGCCTGGTGGAAGGACCTTATTATTGTTGTGTGTTTCACAAGAGACTAGACTGGGACAAATGCCTTAACCTCACATTTATTGCTGCTACAGTAGAATTGTTGGTTGTCCATAATTTAAAAGAATCTTTCTGTCACATTCCAGAACGGGCGTTTAGGGGATGCGGATATCGAACGACTGAAATTAACAGATTCGTACATAAACGGCACACAGGTACATGTTGTTATAGTTAATGAATGCATGtgaaagtgatttttttattttttttttttttgtggttgtaattctgttttaattatttttaaatacagtacagaatGGTGGACCCAGCACACGGCGCTCTAGACGAGAGCTACACCCCAGAGGACGACTCTCATGAAGCACACTCTGTCTTTTCTGAAGACGGAACCACACGACGGCTTGACAATGGGGTGAGTTGTATGTGCCATTCTAGAAATGTGAGtaggaataataataaagacagTTGCTCAAATGTAGTCGTTCACCAGAATACTTTGGTTTCTGAATCTAAAAGAATCTTCAAACCAAATTGTCACCAATCTCTGCCACAGATGAAGAAACCCATCTCACGCACAGTCCTGCCAAATGACTCCATGTCCATCAATGGCGGCATGTCTGTGTCCGGTATGAGCGGCTACAGTGCCACCCTCGACCGTCCGTACAGACAGGTCACAGGGGACTACCCGACTGCCACGGTGCCCAGAAACTACCACTATGGACCTGTTGGAGCTTATGACGACTACAGGGGAGGACCTCCATCAGAGGCATACACAAGTTTGAGCAGAGGCTCGCACATGGATGAGCGCTACAGGTACGCGACAATTTGGAATGTCCGTAATAACAAGTTGAGTTCATTCCaacacattttgtgtgtgcctGACATTGTTCTGCTTTTCTGTGCCAATGTGTGTCACAATTGCGTCACAATGACGCATGCGGATGTTAAGCTCAGATTCAGTAGTCATTAGTAAAATGTGGGGCAAAGTTGGAATTtccactccttttttttttttttttttttttttttttttttttttttttacttgaatggAAACGGGAGTTACCAAGAATCAATAagatgttacaacaaatgtttttgtataaGGGAAATGTTTACCTTTATCGTATAAATAATATTCAGAAGCAAATGATAAAGCAACAATTTTGTCCTTGTAAACTGGTTTTATGAAGTGCAATTACTTATTGTATGTCAGGACACGCTGAAACTCACAACAACTGTTGTGTTGCAAGTTTTCCGTTAAGGGGCGTGTCCTGGTAAGTGTTTGCCTGTTTGTCATAGTAAATGGCTGAAAGTCCATTGATAACTGGCTCGTTCTCCCCATCCCCACCACCACTCAAATGGTCACATATCTGAAACTCACTTGCAAgttgcaacacaaaaaaaaaacgactgctCTTATCTTAAAACTTGTAAATTGGGGTCACTTGTAATTTACAGATGCTTATCACAGCAATTTTTGCCCCATCTTTCTGCAGGCCAGTTGATGGCTACAGAACTTTGGATTCCGGTTATCGGGCCCCAAGCCGTCAGCAGTTGGACCCCTATGCGGCACAGCCCCAGGTGGGCAGAGGAATGAGGGCCATGGGCTCAGCAATGGACATGCGATATGGCCACGCCCACTATGGTCTGGACGATGACCAGCGGAGTGTGGGCTATGATGAGTACGGCATGGGGCCTCCACCCATGCACCCTGGAGGTTACGGCACCATGCCACGGCTAGGTCCCGGCCCTGGTGGTATGGACCGGCGAAGACTCAGGTAAAGCATCACAGGTACAAGTTTTACTTGCATACGGTACAAAACAACATTTACCTTTTATTGTGCATTCTCCAGGAGTTGTGAAGATACTCTGGATggtgacatgggaggagttgATCCATACGCTTGGGGCGTTCCCATGACTCTTGATCGAGGAAGCATGGCCTCATTAGACAGCACTCTGAGGAAAGGTCCTCCCTCCTCATGGAGACAGCCGGAGCTGCCAGAGGTGATCGCCATGCTGAACTACCGCTTGGATCCTGTCAAAACCAACGCGGCAGCCTTCCTCCAGCATCTCACATTCAAAAATGACAAGGTGGAACGGATTTTCCTTtaagtcaaaaacattttaacctGAATCCTCCGTGTTGTTTTGCTAATTTAATTTGTCTTTTCCCCAGGTAAAGTCGGAGGTGCGACGCCTGAAGGGAATCCCGGCCTTAGTGTCAATGCTGGATCACCCCAGCAAAGACGTGCACCACTCGGCCTGCGGAGCGTTGAAGAATATTTCGTTTGGACGAGACCCAGACAACAAGATCGCCATCAAGAACTGTGACGGAGTGCCAGCGCTGGTGCGGTTATTGAGGAAGACCCACGAGCAGGACCTTACTGACACTATCACAGgtaccttttcttttttcttttttctttttttttgaaaagaaaaagaaatgcgaCAGACAGAAGTAAAACATATACCGGTATGTTAAGaataatgaacaaaataaaacacagcaAGCAGTCAAGACGCTTTTCAtgttacaattaaataaaataattcaacagcGTAACTTTGTGCTAtgtatacttcttttttttccccccagtaattgtgcttttatactttgtatttagaagaaaaaaaaaagagacagaagattttataatccagattgtttcgcaaactgacaccttgagttgaaatacatcattctttttgttttgttctctgtatttaggtttggaaaaaatatattgctCTTAATTTGTGCTCGCgttcccttttttttaaaatttttattttattttatttttttattttttatttgcttgttgattggtaaaatttcatgatgggctttaaaaaTTATTGTAAAGCGATTAAACTCCATTAGTTCATTAAATTTGAAAGTTTTTAATTCtataaatattggattagtgtGTCTCTGTATCCATATCTGAAAATGACACCAATAGCACGTTTCTGTAGAAGATAGGTTTGGTGTAGGTTTTGCCAGTAGAATTGATTACATGTGTTTATTGGGCCAGCTGTTGGAAAATATTTATAGTTCTGGTGTGGTTGTCTTATTAGGGGCATATTGGGCTCCCAAAAAATAATCCAGCAAACTACGTCAGTTTTATGAAGGTTATTTCAAAATATAGCTACTCTAAAGTAGTAGTTgtattttgcacttttatttgCCTTAGACAACAGTTTTGTTTCAATTTGTCTCCAGGGGAGTGTGCTATTCAGTTGCATTGACAGTAATGGAACTTTTCCGTCTCCCCAGGCACACTGTGGAACCTCTCGTCCCACGATTCAGTGAAGATGGAGATAGTGGACCACGCCCTGCACGCCCTGGCTGATGAGGTGATAGTGCCCCACTCGGGCTGGGAGCGAGGGAGCAACGGCGGAGAGGAAAGCTGCAAACCACGACATCTGGAATGGGAGACCGCCTTGACCAACACTGCTGGCTGCCTGCGGTATGAAAGCATGAGAGCGCTGGAGGGGAGGAACACAGTCGAGGGACATATTTAAACAAGCGTAATTATATGTTCAAATGTCTCCTACGTGCAACAGAAATGTGAGTTCAGAGCGTAGTGAAGCACGACGGAAGCTGAGAGAGTGCACAGGATTGGTGGATTCACTGATGTATGTCGTGCAGTCCCAGATCAACCGCAAAGATGTGGACAATAAGGTCAGCAGGACGTTCCGAAATACTTTGATGTATTTGATTTGTCACGTAACACTAAAGCTTTGTATTCAACTGTTTTTGTCCTTCTGCAGTTAGTAGAGAACTGCATGTGCCTCTTAAGGAATCTGTCCTATCAGGTCCATCGCGAGGTCCCCAGCTGTGAACGCTATGCAGAAACCACGCCCATCAACCAGGGCCCCGCACCTGGctcgaacaagggaggctgcTTCGGCTCTCGGAAGGGCAAAGGTTAGTCTGAAAACACCTGACGGTCACGTTAAAAGGTGTCTGCGGCTTGATGGTGGCGGTCACACTGTTGCAGTTTTTcaatcttctttttcttcttcctctccctccctctctgctCTCTGCTGTTTTTCTGTCCTGGTAGATGAGTGGTTTTCCAAAGGTAAGATTTTGTCTACGTTATGATCGTATGATCATAACTAATACAGAATGTTATTCATTAGCAAGGCTGACTTTACACTGCAGGTTCAAATGCACAATTCCGATTTTAATGGCCTTCTCggatatttgaatgtattcaaATGTACATTTGAATGGATGCTTTATACTATCCGGTTATATTTTACATGGGAcatgttttaataaaaaaatctcaGTTGCACCATAGGTAACGTTTCAAGCAGATAGTAACAACACAGAAGcaaaaaataatgtgacttttacacattttgttacccTGGGCTAACTCTTCCGACCATTGATTGGAAAAGTAGTAACCTTGCCTCCACTGGCCAATTGACACACTTCTGAACTGATAGAATCAGTTATcaaaattttgccacttgaggcCAAAAAAATCAGAATCGTCTGTGTAAGTCAAGCCTAAGAAATTATTTCTAAAGATTGCTACGCAAACCCCATGCATGCTTACTGTGCCTGACTCGCTTGTTGCATGATCACATTCATACTACAGAGAACAtaaatgccctttttttttttttttttttttttttttttttaaatataaaagtatttttgtGTCTCACCTGTCATGTCttcccccgttttttttttgtttgttttttttgtgactacaGGAAAGAAAGATGGAGATGATGGAAGTACAGATCAAGTTGACATTCCAAAGAGAACAGTGCCTGCCAAAGGTGTGTGTTTGTTGGTACAATTGAGGCTTGGGAAAAAAGAACTATTTAATCAAGTTCAAATACATAGTTCTGTTTATTAATGATTGTCCTGCAAAATAGAAATCAGTATATCAAGTTTCAAGGcaagtaaatgtgtcttggtAACTTAACATGCATGAAGTTAACTGCAACCAATTTGTGCTTGCGTGCTCTGTCAGGTTACGAGCTGTTGTTCCAACCGGAGGTGGTTCGAATTTACACTTCGCTGCTCAAAGAAAGCAAGAACCCTTCAGTGCTGGAAGCCGCTGCCGGGGCTATCCAGAACCTGTGCGCAGGTCGATGGACTGTAAGTACTTTAACAAACAAATGGTCACTTGTTACTTGTGGTATTCCATCACTGTCATAAATGACATAAACCACAATTATTCATAACTTATTTTTTCTGGTTTCCACATCAGTATGGTCGTTACATCCGAGCCACCGTGCGTCTGGAGAAGGGTCTTCCCATGATGGCCGAGCTGCTGGCTCACGGCAACGACCGCGTTGTGCGGGCCATGTCCGGAGCGTTGAGGAACCTCGCCATCGACAACAGGAACTGCGAACTTCTCGGTATGATTGCTGAatgttccttaactcattcactcccagccgttttgactggagcaacccccttcgttccTGCCTGTCTTACAGGATTATgacttgattttgcaaggtccacagaatattgtgttctattgctataaaaacagggaacttaccaaaagaaagattagagtctcttctttaatctatctgtttctgtttgcagcagttagcattagaatatagctaagtttaaaactgtggggaaaacagcttgtcacaacatggccttggttgatctcttatactctgctgccacctgctggagtttttgtaataactaccattgcttcaaccgttctcttcagttaagaggctgcatcaaagccttctgtatgtgctagtataaaaaaaaaaaacacacaaaaaaaacgcataaatacgtctttgcgaactggtaatatttaaaatcgacccatatttatacgtttttggaagcaaacAAGTTAACAAGAAGGGGAagttaatcaaaaaaaattacaatatatgttgtatgtgaccCCACTAGtataaatatgacattttgattaacatTGAGCTTGTGGAATATACGTTtagcagtaaaatccacccgtttttagccACTAACCTATCCTTGGTATTATGATTAATCTCAGGGaatggccattttgctacttgctgtcaactcaaaatgacatcacactaaTCATCACTCGGCCTGAGAAAACGCGAGCcgttgattggtcattaccctgAGCcgagagcaactgtgatgtcattttaagtcgacatcaagtggcaaaatggccgccccctgagattaaTCATAATACCAAGGATAGATTAGTGGTGCTGCATAGAACGAATTGTATTGAAAAGTTTTggattgacttcccttttaaactAGATGGGTTCTAGTGGCAAATGGAAACAAATGATGATAACTTGCGTTTCTTCTGCAGGTTTGCATGCGGTGACCCACCTTGTGGCCAACCTGCCTGGTGGCCAGAACCAGTCGGGGCGCGCTCTGTCGGAGGAGACGGTGGTGTCTGTGCTGAGCACGCTCATTGAGGTGCTCGGCAACAGTCTGGAGGCAGCCAAGACCCTTCGGGCCTCGCAGGGCATCGAGAGGCTTGTTCTCATTAACAAAGACGGGTAAGGAAAAAGCACGGACAATCGGTTTAGTCtactagctaaatgctaacataatgagaaacaccatagacaggctaacgtAACGTAGCATGGATGTTGCGGTAATACTAAAGCCTCAAACAGCTAGTACCTTAACACTCACATGACAGCAGAGCAAATATTGAATCGAAGTTAAGATACTTGATTGTGTCTTTTGTAGCAAGCGTTCTGATCGTGAGGTTCGAGCGGCCGGCCAGGTGCTGCAGCTGGTGTGGGCCCACAAGGAGCTGCGTCGGCCTCTTGAGAAAGACGGCTGGAAGAAGAGCGACTTCCAGGTCAATCTAAACCCCGGCACCACCAACGGCCCGAGCACCCGAGCCAACGGCACCTACGGGGACAGTACCACGCCACTGCTGGACAGAGGTGCGCGTTTGACGTGAGCGCTGTTTGGAACTGCTCGGGGTGTCAACATTTAAActcgtgttgttttttttttgtttttacacccACAGGGGAAAAGCGAAACATGATTCCACTAAACAACCTCGGTTCTGGTAGGTGGTTTCCTTCTTTTCATTCCAAGATGCATGTTAAGTGTGCATAAAAATGAGATGTCAAGATTGTCTTCTTTTCTCAGAGGCTTACTCGGCACTGGACCAGAGGGAGAGGAGACACACTCTCGACGACACCACAGACACTTTACCGGTACGCTTGAAATGTTAACCATCCACTTGTTGGACTGCACACTCATCAAAACGAAACCCTGGCTGTGGCTGTCCTTTCCGTTTTTAAAGCCCTCACAATTAACCATTTCCTTTCTAACACGAGCTTTCCCCCCTTTCTCTcttttgctctcttttttttctttttttttctggttgtcTCTCAGAGAGGGGTATATGGGGGAAGAAAGGGCTCCCTGCCTCTGTTGGACTCCTATGATGGTtagccctccctcctcccccctACCTTCCTCTGCATGTAACGGCATGGTATGTCTTACTGACTTCTCATCCTGCATGCAACTCACTGATCAGTGTTCCTTTTGGTCGCTTATCCCGTCACATCCCTCAGGTCTACTGATTTTTGTTATTGGCATAACAGAAGCCATCCTGAGGTTGAGCTAATGCTTCACGCTATGCCCTCTTGTTGGCCTGTTTACACTTGTTATACATCTAAATTATAGAGCGTGTTTTGTGTGGTCCTCTTGTTATAGTGGAGTATGAATTGGTTCATTTTAATGGCTGGGGGTGGTGGGGTCCCCTAAAAAGATCTATAAGTGCCATAAGATGGCGGGGAAACAACTTTTCTGGACTGTAGAGCACAACGTAGTCCTTTTCACTGTCTGAATATACATTAACGTGATCAGCAATTTTGTTTTGGGTAAATGCAAATCATCTATCAATTGAAAAGCAATTTATGACAATTAGTTTATTTTACACACTTAAGGAATTACTAAAAGCATTCGATTAAAAACATAACTTTTGGAGGTTTAActgaggtccaaaaaaaaataaaaaataaaaataaataaataaataaataaataaaaatatatatgcttTAGGTGTTACTATGGGAGCCATGTAGCTTTTTCATTGTTTATGCTAAGAGctttaaaaatacttttctaACCCACTTTTTGTTGTTCCTGCAGAAAAACTGATCGTGTGCATCACCCAGACTGGG includes these proteins:
- the LOC144025531 gene encoding catenin delta-1-like isoform X3, with translation MLAGWLLTSLTQKPGGRRGERREETKHTPNGVVWQEVRGHCDDKNGRLGDADIERLKLTDSYINGTQYRMVDPAHGALDESYTPEDDSHEAHSVFSEDGTTRRLDNGMKKPISRTVLPNDSMSINGGMSVSGMSGYSATLDRPYRQVTGDYPTATVPRNYHYGPVGAYDDYRGGPPSEAYTSLSRGSHMDERYRPVDGYRTLDSGYRAPSRQQLDPYAAQPQVGRGMRAMGSAMDMRYGHAHYGLDDDQRSVGYDEYGMGPPPMHPGGYGTMPRLGPGPGGMDRRRLRSCEDTLDGDMGGVDPYAWGVPMTLDRGSMASLDSTLRKGPPSSWRQPELPEVIAMLNYRLDPVKTNAAAFLQHLTFKNDKVKSEVRRLKGIPALVSMLDHPSKDVHHSACGALKNISFGRDPDNKIAIKNCDGVPALVRLLRKTHEQDLTDTITGTLWNLSSHDSVKMEIVDHALHALADEVIVPHSGWERGSNGGEESCKPRHLEWETALTNTAGCLRNVSSERSEARRKLRECTGLVDSLMYVVQSQINRKDVDNKLVENCMCLLRNLSYQVHREVPSCERYAETTPINQGPAPGSNKGGCFGSRKGKDEWFSKGKKDGDDGSTDQVDIPKRTVPAKGYELLFQPEVVRIYTSLLKESKNPSVLEAAAGAIQNLCAGRWTYGRYIRATVRLEKGLPMMAELLAHGNDRVVRAMSGALRNLAIDNRNCELLGLHAVTHLVANLPGGQNQSGRALSEETVVSVLSTLIEVLGNSLEAAKTLRASQGIERLVLINKDGKRSDREVRAAGQVLQLVWAHKELRRPLEKDGWKKSDFQVNLNPGTTNGPSTRANGTYGDSTTPLLDRGEKRNMIPLNNLGSEAYSALDQRERRHTLDDTTDTLPRGVYGGRKGSLPLLDSYDG
- the LOC144025531 gene encoding catenin delta-1-like isoform X2 — its product is MEQCESAAALLESVREQEVQFEQLTRALEDERRRVGLSATSPSALGHPLPHTQNGRLGDADIERLKLTDSYINGTQYRMVDPAHGALDESYTPEDDSHEAHSVFSEDGTTRRLDNGMKKPISRTVLPNDSMSINGGMSVSGMSGYSATLDRPYRQVTGDYPTATVPRNYHYGPVGAYDDYRGGPPSEAYTSLSRGSHMDERYRPVDGYRTLDSGYRAPSRQQLDPYAAQPQVGRGMRAMGSAMDMRYGHAHYGLDDDQRSVGYDEYGMGPPPMHPGGYGTMPRLGPGPGGMDRRRLRSCEDTLDGDMGGVDPYAWGVPMTLDRGSMASLDSTLRKGPPSSWRQPELPEVIAMLNYRLDPVKTNAAAFLQHLTFKNDKVKSEVRRLKGIPALVSMLDHPSKDVHHSACGALKNISFGRDPDNKIAIKNCDGVPALVRLLRKTHEQDLTDTITGTLWNLSSHDSVKMEIVDHALHALADEVIVPHSGWERGSNGGEESCKPRHLEWETALTNTAGCLRNVSSERSEARRKLRECTGLVDSLMYVVQSQINRKDVDNKLVENCMCLLRNLSYQVHREVPSCERYAETTPINQGPAPGSNKGGCFGSRKGKGKKDGDDGSTDQVDIPKRTVPAKGYELLFQPEVVRIYTSLLKESKNPSVLEAAAGAIQNLCAGRWTYGRYIRATVRLEKGLPMMAELLAHGNDRVVRAMSGALRNLAIDNRNCELLGLHAVTHLVANLPGGQNQSGRALSEETVVSVLSTLIEVLGNSLEAAKTLRASQGIERLVLINKDGKRSDREVRAAGQVLQLVWAHKELRRPLEKDGWKKSDFQVNLNPGTTNGPSTRANGTYGDSTTPLLDRGEKRNMIPLNNLGSEAYSALDQRERRHTLDDTTDTLPRGVYGGRKGSLPLLDSYDG